The genomic window ATCACGGTCGTCTTCCCGGACGGTTCGCACGAGTCGGCCAAGGTCGTCGGCCGCGACAGCTCGTACGACCTGGCGGCGCTCAAGGTGTCCCGCAAGGGACTCCCGGCGCTCACCTTCGGCGACTCGAGCTCGGTCGTGGTGGGCGACGAGGTGATCGCCATCGGCGCCCCGCTGGGCCTGCAGGGCACCGTGACGACGGGCATCGTGAGCGCCCTGAACCGGCCGGTCTCGGCCGGTGAGGACGAGAACGACCCGGCGTTCATCAACGCCATCCAGACGGACGCCGCGATCAACCCGGGCAACTCCGGCGGGCCGCTGGTCGACATGGCCGGCAAGGTGATCGCGGTCAACTCGGCCATCGCCCGGGTGCCCGGCACGGGCGAGCTCGGCGCCCAGTCCGGCAACATCGGGCTCGGGTTCGCGATCCCCAGCCAGCAGGCCCGCCGCACCGTGCAGGAGCTGATCCAGACCGGCAAGGCCCAGCACCCGGTGATCGGCGTCCTGCTCGACCGCTCCTACACCGGTGAGGGCGTCCGGGTGGCGCCCGCCGACCAGGGCGGTCAGCCGCCGGTCACCCCGGGCGGCCCGGCCGACAAGGCCGGCATCAAGGCCGGCGACGTCATCACCCAGTTCAACGGACGCCCGATGAGCGACTCGGATGCCCTGGTTGTGGCGATCCGTGCCCAGGCGCCGGGTGACACCGTGCGGTTGACCGTCCGTTCGGGCGGCAAGGAACGTACTGTCTCCATGACGCTGCAGGCGTCCAGCGACTGACGTGGCGGAGGGTAGGGCTCGTGTTCGACATCAACGGCGGTGAGTTCCTCATCCTCATCGTGGTGGCGCTGGTCATCCTCGGGCCGGAGCGGCTGCCGCAGTACGCCGCGCAGCTCGGCAAGCTGGTCCGCGAGGCTCGCGGCTTCGCCAGCAAGGCGCGCGAGCAGGTGCGGGCCGAGATGGGCGACGAGTTCGACGACGTCGACTGGAAGGCCCTGGACCCGCGTCGCTACGACCCGCGCCGGATCGTCCGCGAGGCCCTGCTGGACGGCGACGACGACCCGTTGGGGCTGAGCGGCTGGACCAGCGACTCCGCACCGAACGTGCCGGCGAACATGCGCCCACCCCAGGGCGAGTCGGACGCGGCGGCGGCCGAGCCCGCGGAGTCGGACACCTCCGTCACCGGCACGACGCCGCGCAGCTACGACGTCGACGCGACCTGACCTGAGCGCTGGCCCGACCTCGCGTCCGGCTCAGCGGGACCGGATGAAGTGGTCCGGTGGGACGTCGGGCAGGCCGGGTACCGGCTGCTCCACCTCGGTCCACCCGTCCGGACCGAAGACCTCCTGCGCCACGTCGCGCCAGAAGCTCCCGGCAGACGTGTTGTCGTGCTGGAAGCCGATGGTCCACGGGCCGGGGTGCCGCTGGAGGACGTCGGTCGCCAGGTAGCGCCCGATGCCTGAGCGCCGGGTCACCGGAGAGACCCAGAACCCGACGACCGAGCGCTGCTCGCCCTGCAGGCCGTCGACCAGGGCGAACCCCACGGGCGCGTCCTCACCGGTCTTGGGGTGGGGGCGCCAGGCCAGGTACCCCACGGCGTCGGCCGAGGGGAATGCCGCGAGCGGCCCCGCCTGGTACCGACCGTCGGCGTACGGCAGGCCGTTCACGACGACGGCCAGGTCGTGCCGGAACAGCTGCCAGAGCCACCCGACGACGTCCCACTGGTCGTCCCTGACAGCGCGGACGACCACGCCGGCCGGAGCGTGCACGTCC from Angustibacter luteus includes these protein-coding regions:
- a CDS encoding S1C family serine protease yields the protein MSQDQPESGDAPQPPVQPDWWSPSSPAQDSTQDPTQDAAAEAAAEPSASESTTAYDSPAAPAAPAAPAEPAAPEPLEPAPFGPDRFDADEPVTVPLAWRSGGDGLGRPPRRHGLPGGLVVAITVVVALVAALLGGAIGAWTVQRDGASPNRSVSLPAPSPGTTTRSGASVAGVAQKVLPSVVSIEVRGADGSGTGSGFVIRPDGYIVTNNHVVAGAGEGGSITVVFPDGSHESAKVVGRDSSYDLAALKVSRKGLPALTFGDSSSVVVGDEVIAIGAPLGLQGTVTTGIVSALNRPVSAGEDENDPAFINAIQTDAAINPGNSGGPLVDMAGKVIAVNSAIARVPGTGELGAQSGNIGLGFAIPSQQARRTVQELIQTGKAQHPVIGVLLDRSYTGEGVRVAPADQGGQPPVTPGGPADKAGIKAGDVITQFNGRPMSDSDALVVAIRAQAPGDTVRLTVRSGGKERTVSMTLQASSD
- a CDS encoding twin-arginine translocase TatA/TatE family subunit, whose product is MFDINGGEFLILIVVALVILGPERLPQYAAQLGKLVREARGFASKAREQVRAEMGDEFDDVDWKALDPRRYDPRRIVREALLDGDDDPLGLSGWTSDSAPNVPANMRPPQGESDAAAAEPAESDTSVTGTTPRSYDVDAT
- a CDS encoding GNAT family N-acetyltransferase, whose product is MHAPAGVVVRAVRDDQWDVVGWLWQLFRHDLAVVVNGLPYADGRYQAGPLAAFPSADAVGYLAWRPHPKTGEDAPVGFALVDGLQGEQRSVVGFWVSPVTRRSGIGRYLATDVLQRHPGPWTIGFQHDNTSAGSFWRDVAQEVFGPDGWTEVEQPVPGLPDVPPDHFIRSR